ATGCTTTAACTGCAGAGGGACGAGGACACGACAGAAAATAGCGCTCGATACCCTGATATTCATAAATTTATTTACCACGGCGGCTGTAGTGAGGACGCAGGCGGTGGTATAAGATCTAGTGACCACTGGAATCTGTAAATATTCCTGTCGGATCGTCTGGTATGCCATTTTTTGGAGCAACAACGCTGCTTCCGGTACCTTCTGGACACGTCATCATCTGGGAAAGCGAATAAAGGAGGTGGTTTTAGTTTTGAGCAATCTAATTGGTTGTCGCTTTGCGATCTCGCTGCTCTGATTGGTCCTCTAACGTGGAAATTAATGTTTTATCCCAGCGGCTGTATGGCATTTTTCTATTGGTTGGTAAAGATTTGGAtggaaatattgtaatttttttgttgaacTGAAAGTTTCACATTGGTATGGGAATATGCCCATAAAATAACAACAGTAGGGTTCGagtcagaaataaaaaaaacatactgttaaTTTTATCAGGAGCTTATTCCTAACATGCCTCTATAGTGGAtgtgtttatttcttaaaaagtCCAAAATCGATTTAATTTAtagttagtttatttttttaatcttctgcgcattccatagacagtaaaaaaaaggCGCATTCACGTCGTTACGCTCCCAACCACCAGGAGACGATGTAGCGCTTTCAAACACTCTTGTCCTGAGTGACGCACGAAGAAGGTTGAACTGCGCGCGGGCAGCGGAGATATGGCAGAGAGCGGAGGTAAAATTATTCTTGTTTTCCAGCCTTTTGCCTTGAATAACTTACACAACATCAACAATATCATAACGAGGGGGAAAATAGTTATGACATTTAATCTGTAACTCTAGAATcttagaaaatatttagtcagttttacaTGTAGGTAAATGTAATTGTCAGTTTCATATGGCTAACGTTAACGTTGTTTTGAGAAACCGCATTAACGACACAGCTATATTAACGTATGTTATATACGTGTGTGAACGTATGTATACGTTATATGattatgtatgtttatatgtacgtttatatgaatttatatatatatatatatatatatatatatatgtatgtatgtatgtatgcatgcatgtgcatatgtgtgtatgtacatatgtgtgtatatattcatatatacatataagtacatgtatacatacatagatgtgtgtgtgtgtgtgtgtgtgtgtatatatatatatatatatatatatatatatgtatgaaatgtttcttgatcagcatatttgaataatttctgatggataatgtgaccctgaagactggagtaatgatgcagaaaattaaaaataaatgcaaaactaaatatatagtgtatatatttgtgGCTTAACTTGtctctcatgaccatagtttcagaGGGATCGGAATCCCTGCGTCTATATGAAGCACAGTTCTTCGGCTTCACCCCAGAGACCTGCACTTTACGAGTCGGTGATGCCTTTCGAGACTCCCTCAATCACATATTGGTCGCTGTTGAATCTGTGTTTGTGAAAAGATTGTGTCCAGGCCAGGATCCCCCAGCGCAGCTCCGACTGGCAGCCCGAGAAAGCACCCAAAAACTGCGGCAGTTCTTACAGGAGCGCTTTGAAATCATGTTTCAGCGCATGAAGGGAATGCTGATGGACCGCGTCTTGTCCATCCCTCGCAATGTCCTGCTGCCCGACGACCAGCTGCATCAGAAGTACCCAGAAGGCAAAGAAGAGCTCATGAAGCTGCAGGACTCCATTGCAAAGCTTTTGCAGGCTTATCAAGCCGAGGTGTGCGCCAAGCAAGTGCTTCTCGCTGAGCTTGAGGAGCAGAAAGAAACGCAGAAACAGCTGGATGAAGTGCTGCAATGGATCGAGGAACTGCGACTTTCATGGAGGCGAGAGGGAATGGGAAATTTCCAAGACGGCATCCGACACATGATGGATACTGTGGGACAACTGCAGGATGTTTTAGGAAAGATTAACAAGCGAAATAAAGGACTGGATGA
The sequence above is drawn from the Carassius auratus strain Wakin chromosome 5, ASM336829v1, whole genome shotgun sequence genome and encodes:
- the LOC113081629 gene encoding protein MIS12 homolog; the protein is MAESGVSEGSESLRLYEAQFFGFTPETCTLRVGDAFRDSLNHILVAVESVFVKRLCPGQDPPAQLRLAARESTQKLRQFLQERFEIMFQRMKGMLMDRVLSIPRNVLLPDDQLHQKYPEGKEELMKLQDSIAKLLQAYQAEVCAKQVLLAELEEQKETQKQLDEVLQWIEELRLSWRREGMGNFQDGIRHMMDTVGQLQDVLGKINKRNKGLDEV